From the genome of Scytonema hofmannii PCC 7110, one region includes:
- a CDS encoding IS4 family transposase, whose translation MMLVNFEFNNQILNRAQLLLALNQIIPTESIMAAITTTSSTARRQRILPTHVVISLVIAMSFWSSDSIVDVLKNLIQGFNSLQIPFKRRFKIPTSSSISEARQRIGAAVMTRLFEIVAKPLATIKTPGAFLGGLRIMALDGTVFDVPDTETNAKVFGYPGSRPGTNPAFPKARLTFLVEAGTHLIIDIFCCPYRIGERKGALKLLRSVEESMLLMWDRGLHSFKMIHAAIKQKCHILGRVPSHVKFEFVKAFPDGSYLSWLAPDGKSRKKGATKIPVRVIEYIIEVEGVEKVYRLVTDLMDISTFPALLLAQEYHQRWEAENTLDELKVHLNGRKIPIRSKNPREVIQEIYGWLLGHYCIRYLMFQSAAIKGISPLSLSFTSSLRVVRRAIPQFQQQVNHSLENMNIYFSWLIWEILDLQIPPTSGRTNPRVIKKTRSKFKTKKRCHRNNYTPRQQLSFTIFTTAS comes from the coding sequence ATGATGCTAGTTAACTTTGAATTCAACAATCAAATCCTAAATCGGGCACAATTACTGCTGGCTCTTAACCAGATCATCCCTACCGAGTCGATTATGGCAGCGATTACAACAACGAGTAGTACCGCACGGCGTCAAAGAATACTTCCTACACACGTAGTAATCTCTCTAGTAATCGCCATGAGTTTTTGGTCCTCCGATTCAATCGTGGATGTATTGAAAAATCTCATTCAGGGTTTTAATTCTTTGCAAATCCCCTTTAAGAGACGTTTTAAGATACCAACATCTTCATCAATAAGTGAAGCTAGACAACGAATTGGTGCTGCTGTTATGACTCGTTTATTTGAAATTGTTGCAAAACCTTTAGCAACAATTAAAACACCAGGTGCTTTTTTGGGTGGACTGAGAATAATGGCTTTGGATGGCACAGTTTTTGATGTTCCTGATACAGAAACTAATGCTAAAGTATTTGGTTACCCTGGTTCTCGTCCTGGTACAAATCCGGCTTTTCCCAAAGCTAGGTTAACTTTTTTAGTCGAAGCAGGAACTCATTTAATTATCGACATATTTTGTTGTCCATATCGAATTGGAGAGAGAAAAGGAGCTTTAAAGCTATTAAGAAGTGTTGAGGAGAGTATGTTGTTAATGTGGGACAGAGGACTGCACTCATTTAAAATGATTCATGCTGCAATCAAACAAAAATGTCATATTCTTGGTCGCGTGCCATCTCATGTAAAATTTGAGTTTGTTAAAGCTTTTCCTGATGGTTCCTATCTAAGTTGGCTTGCTCCTGATGGAAAGTCAAGAAAGAAGGGAGCGACGAAAATACCTGTTCGTGTCATTGAATATATTATTGAAGTTGAGGGTGTAGAAAAGGTGTATCGTTTAGTAACTGATTTGATGGATATTTCAACTTTTCCTGCATTGCTCTTAGCCCAAGAATACCATCAACGGTGGGAAGCTGAGAACACCTTGGATGAGTTAAAAGTCCATCTGAACGGTCGTAAAATTCCTATCCGCTCGAAGAATCCTCGTGAAGTTATCCAAGAAATTTATGGTTGGTTACTAGGACACTATTGTATACGTTATTTAATGTTTCAAAGTGCAGCAATCAAGGGAATATCTCCCCTAAGTTTAAGTTTTACCAGTTCTCTAAGAGTTGTCAGACGTGCTATTCCTCAGTTTCAACAGCAAGTTAATCATTCTCTTGAGAATATGAATATATATTTTAGCTGGTTAATCTGGGAAATCTTAGACTTACAAATACCACCAACCTCAGGCAGAACTAATCCGAGGGTAATCAAGAAAACTCGTTCTAAATTTAAAACTAAAAAACGATGTCATAGAAATAATTATACTCCCCGGCAACAACTATCTTTTACAATTTTTACAACCGCTAGTTGA
- a CDS encoding Uma2 family endonuclease: protein MVASPEMYLTPEEYLQMEEKNDIKHEYIDGYVYAMAGALDPHVTIAGNLFALLRSHVRGSGCRVYITDVSNLRLKPGGFS from the coding sequence ATGGTAGCTTCACCTGAAATGTACCTCACTCCTGAGGAATACCTCCAGATGGAGGAAAAAAACGACATCAAACACGAGTACATTGACGGTTACGTTTACGCAATGGCTGGGGCGCTTGACCCCCATGTCACAATTGCTGGGAACCTGTTTGCACTCCTCCGGAGTCATGTACGCGGTTCGGGCTGTCGTGTTTATATCACTGACGTAAGCAACCTCCGGCTTAAGCCTGGAGGCTTCAGCTAA